The Amblyomma americanum isolate KBUSLIRL-KWMA chromosome 5, ASM5285725v1, whole genome shotgun sequence genome window below encodes:
- the LOC144133510 gene encoding retinol dehydrogenase 11-like isoform X1 — MDLFAQRIGDPSQLDYCPAEDFVRHAEPGLVEAAAIRLHDASLSQLLSWAASAALTVLAMVCLVCKVYSRLTLGVCTSNKDMTGRTVLITGANAGIGKETAKELARRNARVILACRNPEKAAAAAQEILEETGRQVAVRKLDLCSFKSIREFADDIVRNEERLDVLINNAGIVPFPDRVETVDGFEQTLQTNHLGPFLLTNMLLGKLKASAPSRIITLSSLLHHFGRIDPVRLDYAEYRVPMQVYSDTKLANVLFTKELARRLLGSGRSVTANVVHPGAVQTDINSTYVGFMNIVMNTLFYFFGKTPKEGAQTSIYLAVSDEVVKVTGQYFMDCRRALPSKSAEDPVLAKKLWDISEKLTGISI; from the exons GCGGAGCCGGGCCTGGTGGAGGCCGCGGCCATCCGGCTGCACGACGCCTCCCTGTCCCAGCTGCTGAGCTGGGCTGCTTCAGCGGCGCTCACCGTCCTGGCCATGGTGTGCCTGGTGTGCAAGGTGTACAGCCGGCTCACGCTGGGAGTCTGCACCTCCAACAAGGATATGACCGGACGTACCGTGCTCATCACAGGCGCCAATGCAG GCATTGGCAAGGAGACGGCCAAGGAGCTGGCGCGGCGCAACGCCCGTGTCATCCTGGCCTGCCGGAACCCGGAGAAGGCGGCCGCGGCCGCCCAGGAGATCTTGGAGGAGACCGGCCGACAGGTGGCGGTGCGCAAGCTGGACCTGTGCTCCTTCAAGTCGATACGCGAGTTCGCCGACGACATCGTCAGGAACGAAGAGCGCCTCGACGTCCTCATCAACAACGCCGGAATCGTCC ctTTCCCGGACCGCGTGGAAACCGTGGATGGATTCGAGCAGACCCTGCAGACCAACCACCTAGGACCGTTCCTGCTCACCAACATGCTTCTGG GCAAGCTGAAGGCGAGCGCGCCGAGTCGCATCATCACGCTGTCGTCCCTGCTGCACCACTTCGGCCGCATCGACCCCGTTCGGCTGGACTACGCCGAGTACCGTGTGCCCATGCAGGTGTACAGCGACACCAAGCTGGCCAACGTGCTCTTCACCAAGGAGCTCGCGCGGAGGCTGCTAGGATCCGGTAGGA GTGTTACCGCCAACGTCGTTCATCCAGGAGCGGTGCAGACGGACATCAACAGCACATACGTCGGATTCATGAACATCGTCATGAATACGCTCTTCTACTTTTTCGGAAAG ACTCCGAAGGAGGGGGCGCAAACGTCGATATACCTCGCTGTGTCGGACGAAGTCGTCAAGGTGACCGGCCAGTACTTCATGGACTGCCGCAGAGCCCTGCCGAGTAAAAGCGCCGAGGATCCGGTGCTTGCGAAGAAGCTATGGGACATCAGCGAAAAGCTCACCGGCATCAGCATATGA
- the LOC144133510 gene encoding retinol dehydrogenase 11-like isoform X2 encodes MDLFAQRIGDPSQLDYCPAEDFVRHAEPGLVEAAAIRLHDASLSQLLSWAASAALTVLAMVCLVCKVYSRLTLGVCTSNKDMTGRTVLITGANAGIGKETAKELARRNARVILACRNPEKAAAAAQEILEETGRQVAVRKLDLCSFKSIREFADDIVRNEERLDVLINNAGIVPFPDRVETVDGFEQTLQTNHLGPFLLTNMLLGKLKASAPSRIITLSSLLHHFGRIDPVRLDYAEYRVPMQVYSDTKLANVLFTKELARRLLGSGVTANVVHPGAVQTDINSTYVGFMNIVMNTLFYFFGKTPKEGAQTSIYLAVSDEVVKVTGQYFMDCRRALPSKSAEDPVLAKKLWDISEKLTGISI; translated from the exons GCGGAGCCGGGCCTGGTGGAGGCCGCGGCCATCCGGCTGCACGACGCCTCCCTGTCCCAGCTGCTGAGCTGGGCTGCTTCAGCGGCGCTCACCGTCCTGGCCATGGTGTGCCTGGTGTGCAAGGTGTACAGCCGGCTCACGCTGGGAGTCTGCACCTCCAACAAGGATATGACCGGACGTACCGTGCTCATCACAGGCGCCAATGCAG GCATTGGCAAGGAGACGGCCAAGGAGCTGGCGCGGCGCAACGCCCGTGTCATCCTGGCCTGCCGGAACCCGGAGAAGGCGGCCGCGGCCGCCCAGGAGATCTTGGAGGAGACCGGCCGACAGGTGGCGGTGCGCAAGCTGGACCTGTGCTCCTTCAAGTCGATACGCGAGTTCGCCGACGACATCGTCAGGAACGAAGAGCGCCTCGACGTCCTCATCAACAACGCCGGAATCGTCC ctTTCCCGGACCGCGTGGAAACCGTGGATGGATTCGAGCAGACCCTGCAGACCAACCACCTAGGACCGTTCCTGCTCACCAACATGCTTCTGG GCAAGCTGAAGGCGAGCGCGCCGAGTCGCATCATCACGCTGTCGTCCCTGCTGCACCACTTCGGCCGCATCGACCCCGTTCGGCTGGACTACGCCGAGTACCGTGTGCCCATGCAGGTGTACAGCGACACCAAGCTGGCCAACGTGCTCTTCACCAAGGAGCTCGCGCGGAGGCTGCTAGGATCCG GTGTTACCGCCAACGTCGTTCATCCAGGAGCGGTGCAGACGGACATCAACAGCACATACGTCGGATTCATGAACATCGTCATGAATACGCTCTTCTACTTTTTCGGAAAG ACTCCGAAGGAGGGGGCGCAAACGTCGATATACCTCGCTGTGTCGGACGAAGTCGTCAAGGTGACCGGCCAGTACTTCATGGACTGCCGCAGAGCCCTGCCGAGTAAAAGCGCCGAGGATCCGGTGCTTGCGAAGAAGCTATGGGACATCAGCGAAAAGCTCACCGGCATCAGCATATGA